The following coding sequences lie in one Nocardioides sambongensis genomic window:
- a CDS encoding substrate-binding domain-containing protein, whose amino-acid sequence MRRTPLKGLLAGAAVLAVLTACSTDESGTDATDESTSGEESDTSSEEWFVQADYDEQMEQMDATFSGPEDQPWLQYIDGPMTDTADWKTNKPMKVCFANASISNPWRQTGWITMNQQLEVLKKNGVVSDMETRDAGDDDNQQIADIDYFISEGNCDAFVISPNSTAAMTPAVERACETGKPVVVFDRGVQTDCPTTFIHPIGGYAWGIATANFLVDNLEEGDKVIALRILPGVDVLETRWAAAEKIFDEAGIEAVDHFTEANPETIKSIITDELTKGDVAGVWMDAGDGAVAAIEAFEDAGMDYPVMTGEDEMSFLRKWEETGLNGLAPVYSNFQWRTPLLALEMIAAGEQVPTEWVLPQTPITEEERAAYLDANDGMPDGHYAKFGGEDLPGYPQVWQDRQIP is encoded by the coding sequence ATGCGTAGAACCCCACTCAAGGGACTGCTCGCCGGAGCAGCCGTCCTGGCGGTGCTGACCGCGTGCTCGACCGACGAGTCCGGCACCGACGCCACCGACGAGTCGACCTCCGGAGAGGAGAGCGACACCAGCAGCGAGGAATGGTTCGTCCAGGCGGACTACGACGAGCAGATGGAGCAGATGGATGCCACCTTCTCCGGGCCGGAGGACCAGCCGTGGCTGCAGTACATCGACGGGCCGATGACCGACACCGCCGACTGGAAGACGAACAAGCCGATGAAGGTCTGCTTCGCCAACGCGTCGATCTCCAACCCGTGGCGACAGACCGGCTGGATCACCATGAACCAGCAGCTCGAGGTGCTGAAGAAGAACGGCGTCGTCTCCGACATGGAGACCCGCGACGCCGGTGACGACGACAACCAGCAGATCGCCGACATCGACTACTTCATCTCCGAGGGCAACTGCGACGCCTTCGTCATCTCCCCCAACTCCACCGCCGCGATGACCCCGGCGGTCGAGCGGGCCTGCGAGACCGGCAAGCCGGTGGTGGTCTTCGACCGCGGCGTGCAGACCGACTGCCCGACGACCTTCATCCACCCGATCGGCGGCTACGCCTGGGGCATCGCGACCGCGAACTTCCTGGTCGACAACCTCGAGGAGGGGGACAAGGTCATCGCGCTGCGCATCCTGCCCGGGGTCGACGTGCTGGAGACCCGCTGGGCAGCCGCGGAGAAGATCTTCGACGAGGCCGGCATCGAGGCCGTGGACCACTTCACCGAGGCCAACCCGGAGACGATCAAGTCGATCATCACCGACGAGCTCACCAAGGGTGACGTGGCCGGGGTCTGGATGGATGCCGGAGACGGTGCCGTGGCCGCGATCGAGGCCTTCGAGGACGCCGGGATGGACTACCCGGTGATGACCGGCGAGGACGAGATGAGCTTCCTGCGCAAGTGGGAGGAGACCGGGCTCAACGGCCTGGCTCCGGTCTACTCCAACTTCCAGTGGCGCACCCCGCTGCTCGCGCTGGAGATGATCGCCGCCGGAGAGCAGGTGCCGACGGAGTGGGTGCTGCCGCAGACCCCGATCACGGAGGAGGAGCGGGCCGCCTACCTCGACGCCAACGACGGGATGCCCGACGGCCACTACGCGAAGTTCGGTGGCGAGGACCTGCCCGGCTACCCGCAGGTCTGGCAGGACCGCCAGATCCCGTAG
- a CDS encoding sugar phosphate isomerase/epimerase family protein — protein sequence MREIGVNTWVWTSPLTDPDLPGLLRHIAGLGFDAVELPLENAGDLTVDAVGAALQETGLAAYLVGAMAPGRDLVAAAPEVVAATQDYLRACIDLAAGVGAGAVCGPFTASTGRTWRMDPGERRAAYAELRDNLAPVVEHAARRGVRIGIEPLNRYETSLVNTVDQGLEALDDLLGEHLGLALDTYHLNIEERSSADAVRRAAGHLVHVQVCGSDRGAPGGDQTDWPGLVGALDEVGYAGPLVIESFTPDNAAIAVAASIWRPLAPSPDDLAGDGLAFLRSLPERGSATAVGATRGAHR from the coding sequence GTGAGAGAGATCGGCGTCAACACCTGGGTGTGGACCTCGCCGTTGACCGACCCCGACCTGCCCGGCCTGCTCCGCCACATCGCCGGGCTCGGCTTCGACGCCGTGGAGCTGCCGTTGGAGAACGCCGGTGACCTCACCGTCGACGCGGTCGGTGCGGCGTTGCAGGAGACCGGGCTGGCGGCGTACCTGGTCGGAGCGATGGCGCCGGGACGTGACCTGGTGGCCGCCGCCCCGGAGGTGGTGGCGGCCACCCAGGACTACCTGCGGGCCTGCATCGACCTGGCCGCGGGCGTCGGCGCCGGCGCGGTCTGCGGCCCGTTCACGGCGAGCACCGGGCGGACCTGGCGGATGGATCCTGGCGAGCGGCGGGCCGCCTACGCCGAGCTGCGCGACAACTTGGCGCCGGTCGTCGAGCACGCGGCGCGGCGGGGGGTCCGGATCGGCATCGAGCCGCTCAACCGCTACGAGACCTCGCTGGTCAACACCGTCGACCAGGGCCTCGAAGCCCTCGACGACCTGCTCGGGGAGCACCTCGGCCTGGCCCTGGACACCTACCACCTCAACATCGAGGAGCGCTCCAGCGCCGATGCGGTACGACGCGCCGCCGGCCACCTGGTCCACGTCCAGGTGTGCGGCAGCGACCGTGGCGCCCCGGGCGGGGACCAGACCGACTGGCCGGGGCTGGTCGGCGCGCTCGACGAGGTCGGCTACGCCGGTCCACTGGTGATCGAGAGCTTCACCCCCGACAACGCCGCGATCGCGGTCGCGGCCTCGATCTGGCGACCGCTGGCCCCCTCCCCCGACGACCTGGCCGGCGACGGGCTGGCCTTCCTCCGCTCCCTCCCCGAGCGCGGGTCCGCGACCGCCGTCGGCGCGACCCGAGGAGCCCACCGATGA
- a CDS encoding Gfo/Idh/MocA family protein produces the protein MSALGIAVIGYSFMGRAHSNAWRNVGAFFPDVPAVRQAVLVGRDRRAVDAAAARHGWAEAATDWRAVLDRDDVDLVDICTPGDSHAEIALAALAAGKHVLVEKPLANTVAEAEQMVAAARTAAQRGARSMVGFNYRRVPALALARELVADGRIGTVRQVRAAYLQDWLADASAPMTWRLRRETAGSGVLGDLGSHVVDLVHFLLGDPVVSARGHLRTFVDTRNGPSGPEPVTVDDAAWATLETAGGVTAGVEVSRVATGRKNGLTLELYGDRGALRFDLERLNELGFTDGLAGRDNGERRILVTEPDHPGPGAWWPPGHVLGWEHTFTLQAAGLLTALEAGTDPSPGFADGLAVQRVLAAIEESAERDGAKVGVADMDAVTSSTTRKGL, from the coding sequence ATGAGCGCGCTCGGCATCGCGGTGATCGGCTACTCCTTCATGGGCCGGGCGCACTCGAACGCGTGGCGCAACGTGGGCGCCTTCTTCCCCGACGTGCCCGCGGTCCGGCAGGCCGTGCTGGTCGGTCGCGACCGGAGAGCGGTCGACGCCGCCGCGGCGCGCCACGGCTGGGCGGAGGCGGCCACCGACTGGCGCGCGGTGCTCGACCGCGACGACGTCGACCTGGTCGACATCTGCACCCCCGGCGACTCCCACGCCGAGATCGCGCTCGCCGCGCTGGCCGCCGGCAAGCACGTGCTGGTGGAGAAGCCGCTGGCGAACACCGTCGCCGAGGCGGAGCAGATGGTCGCGGCGGCACGGACCGCGGCGCAGCGCGGGGCGCGTTCGATGGTCGGCTTCAACTACCGCCGGGTGCCGGCCCTCGCACTGGCCCGGGAGCTGGTCGCCGACGGGCGGATCGGGACGGTGCGGCAGGTGCGGGCGGCGTACCTGCAGGACTGGCTGGCCGACGCCTCGGCGCCGATGACCTGGCGGCTGCGGAGGGAGACGGCCGGCTCCGGTGTGCTGGGCGACCTCGGCTCCCACGTGGTCGACCTGGTCCACTTCCTGCTCGGCGACCCGGTGGTGAGCGCGCGGGGGCACCTGCGCACCTTCGTCGACACCCGGAACGGGCCGTCGGGTCCCGAGCCGGTCACCGTCGACGACGCCGCCTGGGCGACCCTGGAGACCGCCGGCGGCGTCACCGCCGGCGTCGAGGTCTCGCGGGTGGCGACCGGCCGCAAGAACGGCCTCACCCTGGAGCTGTACGGCGACCGCGGCGCGCTCCGCTTCGACCTGGAGCGCCTCAACGAGCTCGGCTTCACCGACGGGCTGGCCGGCCGCGACAACGGGGAGCGGCGGATCCTGGTGACCGAGCCGGACCACCCCGGCCCCGGCGCGTGGTGGCCGCCGGGCCACGTGCTCGGCTGGGAGCACACGTTCACGCTGCAGGCCGCCGGCCTGCTGACCGCACTGGAGGCGGGCACCGACCCGTCCCCCGGATTCGCGGACGGCCTCGCGGTGCAGCGGGTCCTCGCCGCGATCGAGGAGTCCGCGGAGCGCGACGGTGCCAAGGTGGGGGTGGCCGACATGGACGCGGTCACCTCGTCGACGACGCGGAAGGGACTCTGA
- a CDS encoding sugar phosphate isomerase/epimerase family protein codes for MGKRFTLFTGQWVDLTLEEVAEHAARWGYDGLEIAVSGEHLDAWRVDEDGYVEERLDILRRHGLRCWAISNHLTGQAICDDPIDFRHRAIVRDRVWGDGDPEGVRTRAAEEMKRTARLARAMGVDTVVGFTGSSIWQYVAMFPPVPADRIDAGYQDFADRWNPILDVFDEHGVRFAHEVHPSEIAYDHWSTQRTLEAVGHRPAFGINWDPSHMLWQGLDVVGFITDFADRIYHVDCKDTRMRMGGGRNGILSSHLPWGDQHRGWDFVSTGRGDVPWEDAFRALAAIGYDGPISVEWEDAGMDRLHGAPEALEFLRRFDYAPPAASFDAAFSKQSE; via the coding sequence ATGGGCAAGCGCTTCACGCTCTTCACCGGACAGTGGGTCGACCTGACCCTGGAGGAGGTGGCCGAGCACGCCGCACGCTGGGGCTACGACGGCCTGGAGATCGCGGTCTCCGGCGAGCACCTGGACGCCTGGCGGGTGGACGAGGACGGCTACGTCGAGGAGCGCCTGGACATCCTGCGCCGCCACGGCCTGCGGTGCTGGGCGATCTCCAACCACCTCACCGGGCAGGCGATCTGCGACGACCCGATCGACTTCCGGCACCGCGCCATCGTCCGCGACCGGGTCTGGGGCGACGGCGATCCCGAGGGGGTGCGGACCCGGGCGGCAGAGGAGATGAAGCGGACCGCCAGACTGGCGCGCGCGATGGGCGTCGACACCGTGGTCGGCTTCACCGGCTCCTCGATCTGGCAGTACGTCGCGATGTTCCCGCCGGTGCCGGCCGACCGGATCGACGCCGGCTACCAGGACTTCGCCGACCGGTGGAACCCGATCCTCGACGTCTTCGACGAGCACGGGGTGCGCTTCGCCCACGAGGTGCATCCCTCGGAGATCGCCTACGACCACTGGTCGACCCAGCGCACCCTGGAGGCGGTCGGTCACCGCCCCGCGTTCGGGATCAACTGGGACCCCAGCCACATGCTGTGGCAGGGCCTGGACGTGGTCGGGTTCATCACCGACTTCGCGGACCGGATCTATCACGTGGACTGCAAGGACACCCGGATGCGGATGGGCGGCGGCCGCAACGGCATCCTCTCCTCCCACCTCCCCTGGGGCGACCAGCACCGGGGGTGGGACTTCGTCTCCACCGGTCGCGGCGACGTGCCCTGGGAGGACGCCTTCCGCGCGCTGGCCGCGATCGGGTACGACGGCCCGATCTCGGTGGAGTGGGAGGACGCCGGGATGGACCGCCTGCACGGCGCACCCGAGGCGCTGGAGTTCCTCCGTCGGTTCGACTACGCCCCGCCGGCGGCGTCGTTCGACGCGGCGTTCAGCAAGCAGTCCGAGTAG
- a CDS encoding SGNH/GDSL hydrolase family protein, with product MTTTMLRRRPRVLAALAAALVVAGLSAVLVDRAGADEDRCVAFSQGARDRWTLAADDAARAGEGALRTLVIGDSYSVGLGVEPGQSWPTRLDGAVLVDGFSGSGFSREASGCGELSYATRAPRALARAGDVDLVVVEGGLNDFDQPEADLRNGVRRLLEELGDRPVLVVGPVPAPARAAQVPGVDAVLAELSAAHGASYLSMAEADLPYLPDLLHLTPEGHAEFGDLVADAVADLATVPRG from the coding sequence GTGACGACCACGATGCTCCGACGGCGGCCGCGCGTCCTCGCGGCGCTCGCCGCGGCGCTGGTGGTCGCCGGGCTCAGTGCGGTCCTGGTCGACCGTGCCGGCGCGGACGAGGACCGGTGCGTGGCCTTCAGCCAGGGCGCACGCGACCGGTGGACGCTCGCCGCCGACGACGCCGCGCGGGCCGGCGAGGGTGCGCTGCGGACGCTGGTGATCGGTGACTCCTACTCCGTCGGTCTGGGCGTGGAGCCGGGCCAGAGCTGGCCGACGCGGCTGGACGGCGCGGTCCTCGTGGACGGCTTCTCCGGGTCGGGGTTCAGCCGGGAGGCGAGCGGCTGCGGCGAGCTCTCCTACGCCACGCGTGCCCCGCGGGCCCTGGCCCGTGCCGGCGACGTCGACCTGGTGGTCGTCGAGGGTGGGCTCAACGACTTCGACCAGCCCGAGGCCGACCTCCGCAACGGCGTACGACGCCTGCTCGAGGAGCTGGGCGACCGGCCCGTCCTCGTGGTCGGCCCGGTCCCCGCTCCGGCCCGCGCCGCGCAGGTCCCCGGGGTGGACGCGGTGCTCGCCGAGCTGAGCGCCGCGCACGGGGCGTCCTACCTCTCGATGGCCGAGGCCGACCTGCCCTACCTCCCCGACCTGCTGCACCTGACGCCGGAGGGGCACGCGGAGTTCGGCGACCTGGTCGCCGACGCGGTGGCCGACCTGGCCACCGTGCCGCGCGGCTGA
- the hflX gene encoding GTPase HflX, with translation MTNPAQNFSLDAELAATEAWDDTDDLTDEPRADAADDGWESGIDPEARSVDPSTGAMDLAERHELRRVAGLRTELEDITEVEYRQLRLERVVLVGVWTEGTVTDAENSMAELALLAETAGSEVLEAIYQRRQSPDPATYIGRGKVEAVGEIVRATGADTVICDGELAPSQLRNLEDRVKVKVVDRTALILDIFAQHAKSKEGKAQVELAQLNYMKQRLRGWGGNLSRQAGGRAAGGDGIGGRGPGETKIETDRRRINDRIAKLRRELRAMEGTRATMRQERRRNEVPSVAIAGYTNAGKSSLLNRLTGAGVLVEDALFATLDPTTRRTQTGDGRVYTMSDTVGFVRHLPHQLVEAFRSTLEEVADSDLIVHVVDGSHPDPESQLSAVREVLADIGAADIPELVVVNKTDIADPMTVARLLRAEPHAVAVSAHTGDGIDAAIAAVEADLPRPAVPFDALVPYARGDLIDRIHKDGEIRTLEHTADGTRVAGLATEALAGDLAAYAV, from the coding sequence ATGACGAATCCTGCACAGAACTTCTCCCTCGACGCCGAGCTCGCCGCGACCGAGGCCTGGGACGACACCGACGACCTGACCGACGAGCCACGCGCCGACGCGGCCGACGACGGGTGGGAGTCGGGCATCGACCCCGAGGCCCGCTCCGTCGACCCGAGCACCGGGGCGATGGACCTCGCCGAGCGGCACGAGCTGCGCCGCGTGGCCGGCCTGCGCACCGAGCTCGAGGACATCACCGAGGTCGAGTACCGCCAGCTCCGCCTGGAGCGGGTGGTGCTGGTCGGTGTGTGGACCGAGGGCACCGTGACCGACGCCGAGAATTCGATGGCCGAGCTCGCCCTGCTCGCCGAGACGGCCGGCTCGGAGGTGCTGGAGGCGATCTACCAGCGCCGCCAGTCGCCCGACCCGGCCACCTACATCGGCCGCGGCAAGGTGGAGGCGGTCGGCGAGATCGTCCGCGCCACCGGCGCCGACACCGTGATCTGCGACGGTGAGCTGGCCCCCTCGCAGCTGAGGAACCTCGAGGACCGGGTCAAGGTCAAGGTGGTCGACCGGACCGCGCTGATCCTGGACATCTTCGCGCAGCACGCGAAGTCCAAGGAGGGCAAGGCGCAGGTCGAGCTCGCCCAGCTCAACTACATGAAGCAGCGGCTGCGCGGCTGGGGTGGCAACCTCTCCCGGCAGGCCGGTGGTCGCGCCGCGGGCGGTGACGGCATCGGTGGCCGTGGCCCCGGTGAGACCAAGATCGAGACCGACCGCCGCCGGATCAACGACCGGATCGCCAAGCTCCGCCGCGAGCTGCGTGCGATGGAGGGCACCCGGGCCACCATGCGGCAGGAGCGCCGTCGCAACGAGGTGCCGTCGGTGGCGATCGCCGGCTACACCAACGCCGGCAAGTCCTCGCTGCTCAACCGGCTCACCGGCGCCGGTGTGTTGGTCGAGGACGCGCTCTTCGCCACCCTGGACCCGACCACCCGGCGCACCCAGACCGGCGACGGCCGCGTCTACACGATGAGCGACACCGTCGGCTTCGTCCGGCACCTGCCGCACCAGCTGGTGGAGGCGTTCCGCTCCACCCTGGAGGAGGTCGCCGACTCCGACCTGATCGTGCACGTGGTCGACGGCTCCCACCCCGACCCGGAGAGCCAGCTCTCCGCGGTCCGTGAGGTGCTCGCCGACATCGGTGCCGCCGACATCCCCGAGCTGGTCGTCGTCAACAAGACCGACATCGCCGACCCGATGACGGTCGCCCGCCTGCTGCGCGCCGAGCCGCACGCGGTCGCGGTCTCCGCCCACACCGGCGACGGCATCGACGCGGCGATCGCCGCGGTCGAGGCGGACCTGCCGCGCCCGGCGGTGCCGTTCGATGCCCTGGTGCCCTACGCCCGCGGCGACCTGATCGACCGGATCCACAAGGACGGCGAGATCCGCACCCTCGAGCACACCGCGGACGGCACCCGGGTCGCCGGGCTGGCCACCGAGGCGCTCGCCGGTGACCTGGCGGCGTACGCCGTCTGA
- a CDS encoding MFS transporter gives MSDVARSRRTWGAGTVVLLAALILLALSLRSGISSLSVLLPTVRDELAISPAGVSLLTTLPPLCFAVVGLGTGRLVLRYGVHRITVALLAALVVGLVGRALADTWWIFGIGTMVAMAGAAVGNVVLPPLTKLHFARHEAGVSAVYGAALVGGATLASALTVPIADATDGWRVALATWAVLPALALLGWLPTLRTPETGSVPADAPTGASTPEGTSGSASAGAAAPPTLGRIVRTPLGWAFIICFGAQSAQAYVQFGWWGLMLTDLGADAAHAGVLLGIITAVGIPVTLSLPLLIRVTRDSAALPLAFSVSTVIGWLGVLLAPLALGGVLWAVLLGFGAGAFTWVLAMLARRSRSPEGSSQLSALTQGVGYFIAAAATFATGLLHDATGDWQVGIVMMLALAVVIGVAGAAIARGGTVEDAVAAHLDARP, from the coding sequence GTGTCCGACGTCGCCCGCTCCCGCCGTACTTGGGGCGCCGGGACCGTCGTGCTGCTCGCCGCGCTGATCCTGCTGGCGCTGTCGCTGCGCTCGGGGATCAGCAGCCTGAGCGTGCTGCTGCCGACGGTCCGCGACGAGCTCGCCATCTCCCCGGCCGGGGTCAGCCTGCTCACCACCCTGCCGCCACTCTGCTTCGCGGTGGTCGGGCTGGGCACCGGCCGCCTCGTCCTCCGGTACGGCGTGCACCGGATCACCGTCGCCCTGCTGGCCGCGCTCGTGGTCGGCCTGGTCGGACGCGCGCTCGCCGACACCTGGTGGATCTTCGGGATCGGCACCATGGTGGCGATGGCCGGCGCCGCGGTCGGCAACGTGGTGCTGCCGCCGCTGACCAAGCTGCACTTCGCTCGGCACGAGGCCGGCGTGAGTGCGGTCTACGGCGCGGCGCTGGTCGGCGGCGCCACCCTCGCCTCCGCGCTCACCGTGCCGATCGCGGACGCGACCGACGGCTGGCGGGTGGCCCTGGCCACCTGGGCGGTGCTGCCGGCCCTGGCGCTGCTGGGGTGGCTGCCGACGCTGCGCACCCCGGAGACCGGCTCGGTGCCGGCCGACGCCCCGACCGGCGCCTCCACCCCGGAGGGCACCTCGGGCAGCGCCTCGGCCGGTGCCGCCGCTCCACCGACCCTGGGCCGGATCGTGCGCACCCCGCTCGGGTGGGCGTTCATCATCTGCTTCGGTGCGCAGTCCGCGCAGGCCTACGTGCAGTTCGGCTGGTGGGGCCTGATGCTGACCGACCTCGGCGCGGACGCTGCCCACGCCGGCGTGCTGCTCGGGATCATCACGGCGGTCGGCATCCCGGTGACGCTGTCGCTGCCGCTGCTGATCCGGGTGACCCGGGACTCCGCCGCGCTCCCCCTGGCCTTCTCGGTGAGCACCGTGATCGGCTGGCTGGGCGTGCTGCTGGCGCCGCTGGCACTGGGCGGTGTGCTCTGGGCGGTGCTGCTCGGCTTCGGGGCCGGCGCGTTCACCTGGGTGCTGGCGATGCTGGCACGGCGCAGCCGCTCGCCCGAGGGCTCCTCCCAGCTCTCGGCGCTGACCCAGGGCGTCGGCTACTTCATCGCCGCGGCCGCCACCTTCGCCACCGGCTTGCTGCACGACGCGACCGGCGACTGGCAGGTCGGGATCGTGATGATGCTGGCCCTGGCCGTGGTGATCGGCGTGGCCGGTGCGGCGATCGCCCGCGGCGGCACCGTCGAGGACGCGGTCGCCGCGCACCTCGACGCGCGCCCCTGA